A stretch of Prunus dulcis chromosome 6, ALMONDv2, whole genome shotgun sequence DNA encodes these proteins:
- the LOC117632470 gene encoding eukaryotic translation initiation factor 5B-like: MGGCATKPKVLKAEGASEAPEPAPEAAAKEEVVAAVPVDDQAKEKDVVVVAAADDEDEKKKKKKIELAPEEEGGGDDKVKEIVDDDEQGSKHRSLSLLFKNEEGKEEATETEKQPEPSETEKPLEEQKAEPAEIAIEDAPEPETKTKQPPEEKVTEVKEVAEAATEEVKGTVAENSTEEGKDVEVKGGAAEEHAKV, from the exons atgggaggGTGTGCAACAAAGCCGAAGGTGTTGAAGGCCGAGGGCGCAAGCGAAGCGCCAGAGCCGGCACCAGAGGCGGCGGCCAAGGAAGAAGTAGTGGCGGCGGTACCAGTTGATGATCAGGCAAAGGAGAAGGATGTGGTAGTagttgctgctgctgatgatgaagatgagaagaagaagaagaagaagatagagTTGGCTCCTGAGGAAGAGGGTGGCGGTGATGATAAAGTCAAGGAGAtcgttgatgatgatgaacaaGGAAGTAAACACCGCTCTCTCAGTCTTTTGTTCAAG AATGAAGAAGGAAAGGAGGAGGCAACAGAAACAGAGAAGCAGCCAGAACCATCGGAGACTGAAAAGCCTCTGGAGGAACAGAAGGCTGAGCCTGCTGAGATAGCCATTGAAGATGCACCAGAACCAGAGACCAAAACCAAACAACCACCTGAAGAAAAAGTTACAGAAGTGAAGGAAGTTGCTGAAGCAGCAACGGAGGAAGTGAAAGGAACCGTCGCAGAAAATAGTacagaagaaggaaaagatgTTGAAGTGAAGGGAGGCGCTGCTGAAGAGCATGCCAAAGTATGA